A section of the Burkholderia mallei ATCC 23344 genome encodes:
- the rnhB gene encoding ribonuclease HII: MATTRKPRGGAGGATQPALDFDAPGEIVCGVDEAGRGPLAGPVVAAAVVLDPARPIVGLDDSKALSAKKRERLFDEIVAYALAYSVASASVEEIDSLNILHATMLAMKRAVEGLSVLPTLAKIDGNRCPMLAIRSEAIVGGDALVPSISAASILAKVTRDRMLVELHQQFPMYGFDAHAGYGTPQHLAALREHGPCEHHRRSFAPVREAFDLIR; encoded by the coding sequence ATGGCGACGACGCGCAAACCCCGCGGCGGCGCTGGCGGCGCGACCCAGCCCGCGCTCGATTTCGACGCGCCGGGCGAGATCGTCTGCGGCGTCGACGAAGCCGGGCGCGGCCCGCTCGCCGGGCCCGTCGTCGCGGCGGCCGTCGTGCTCGATCCGGCGCGGCCGATCGTCGGCCTCGACGATTCGAAGGCGTTGTCCGCGAAGAAGCGCGAGCGGCTCTTCGACGAAATCGTCGCGTATGCGCTCGCGTACAGCGTCGCCTCGGCGAGCGTCGAGGAAATCGACAGCCTCAACATCCTGCATGCGACGATGCTCGCGATGAAGCGCGCAGTCGAAGGGCTCTCGGTGCTGCCGACGCTCGCGAAGATCGACGGCAACCGCTGCCCGATGCTCGCGATCCGCAGCGAAGCGATCGTCGGCGGCGACGCGCTTGTGCCGAGTATCTCGGCCGCGTCGATCCTCGCGAAGGTCACGCGCGACCGGATGCTCGTCGAACTGCATCAGCAGTTTCCGATGTACGGTTTCGATGCGCACGCGGGCTACGGCACGCCGCAGCATCTGGCCGCCTTGCGCGAGCATGGGCCGTGCGAGCATCATCGCCGCTCGTTCGCGCCGGTGCGCGAAGCCTTCGATCTGATTCGATGA
- a CDS encoding TrmH family RNA methyltransferase, whose amino-acid sequence MKAITSRDNPLYKRLKALAGSTHQQRRGEQALLEGFHLASAYLDAAGQPQLCVVTDGALAHEEARGIVARIEPARVVTLPDVLFGQLSNVVNGVGLLLLVARPAPALPARVAGTSVVLDGVQDAGNVGSILRSAAAAGVERVFCAPGTAYAWSSKVLRSAMGAHFLLDIHEDVDAGTLIERLAIPVALTDSHGARAIYDCDLAGPLAWVFGNEGAGVSARWREAATHRVTIPQPGGMESLNVAAAAAVCLFEQCRQQRALRA is encoded by the coding sequence ATGAAAGCGATCACTTCCCGCGACAATCCGCTGTACAAGCGCCTGAAGGCGCTCGCGGGATCGACGCACCAGCAGCGGCGCGGCGAGCAGGCGCTCCTCGAAGGGTTCCATCTCGCGAGCGCCTATCTCGATGCGGCCGGACAGCCGCAGCTGTGCGTCGTCACCGACGGCGCGCTCGCGCATGAGGAGGCGCGCGGGATCGTCGCGCGCATCGAGCCGGCGCGGGTCGTCACGTTGCCCGATGTGCTGTTCGGACAGCTATCGAACGTCGTCAACGGCGTCGGGCTGCTGCTGCTCGTCGCCCGGCCGGCGCCGGCGCTGCCGGCGCGTGTCGCGGGCACGTCGGTCGTGCTCGACGGCGTGCAGGACGCGGGCAACGTCGGCTCGATCCTGCGCAGCGCGGCCGCGGCGGGCGTGGAGCGGGTGTTCTGCGCGCCGGGCACCGCCTACGCGTGGTCGTCGAAGGTGCTGCGCTCGGCGATGGGCGCGCATTTCCTGCTCGACATCCACGAGGACGTCGACGCCGGCACGCTGATCGAGCGGCTCGCGATTCCGGTCGCGCTGACCGATTCGCACGGCGCGCGCGCGATCTACGACTGCGATCTGGCCGGGCCGCTCGCGTGGGTGTTCGGCAACGAAGGAGCGGGCGTGTCCGCCCGGTGGCGCGAGGCGGCGACGCATCGCGTGACGATTCCGCAGCCGGGCGGAATGGAGTCGCTCAATGTGGCCGCGGCTGCGGCGGTTTGTCTCTTCGAGCAATGCCGGCAGCAACGCGCGCTTCGCGCGTGA
- the ppsR gene encoding posphoenolpyruvate synthetase regulatory kinase/phosphorylase PpsR — protein sequence MLPTVFIVSDGTGITAETFAHSILSQFDQKFRLVRVPFIDSIEKAYDTVRKINDAAQHDGRRPIVFTTLVDGESNEIVKRSNALVLDMFQRFVEPLEQELQLKSSHAMGRVHQNADTEEYKTRIEAINFSLAHDDGQSNRNLADADVILIGVSRSGKTPTSLYLAMQYGVKAANYPLIPEDFERGKLPTPLHPHRDKLFGLSIDPMRLSEIRNERRPGSKYAAPENCRYEINEAEAMMRREGVKWLSSTHKSIEEIATTILQEIKLERQSY from the coding sequence ATGCTTCCAACCGTATTCATCGTCTCCGACGGCACCGGGATCACCGCCGAAACCTTCGCGCATTCGATCCTGTCTCAGTTCGATCAGAAATTCCGGCTCGTGCGCGTGCCGTTCATCGATTCGATCGAGAAGGCGTACGACACCGTCCGGAAAATCAACGACGCCGCGCAGCACGACGGCCGCAGGCCGATCGTGTTCACGACGCTCGTCGACGGCGAATCGAACGAGATCGTCAAGCGCTCGAACGCGCTCGTGCTCGACATGTTCCAGCGCTTCGTCGAGCCGCTCGAGCAGGAACTGCAGTTGAAGTCGAGCCACGCGATGGGCCGCGTGCACCAGAACGCGGACACCGAGGAATACAAGACGCGGATCGAGGCGATCAACTTCTCGCTCGCGCACGACGACGGCCAGTCGAACCGCAACCTCGCCGACGCCGACGTGATCCTGATCGGCGTGTCGCGCAGCGGCAAGACGCCGACGAGCCTGTATCTCGCGATGCAGTACGGGGTGAAGGCGGCGAACTATCCGCTGATTCCGGAAGACTTCGAGCGCGGCAAGCTGCCGACGCCGCTTCATCCGCACCGCGACAAGCTGTTCGGCCTGTCGATCGATCCGATGCGCCTGTCCGAGATCCGCAACGAGCGCCGCCCCGGCAGCAAGTATGCGGCGCCGGAGAACTGCCGCTACGAGATCAACGAGGCCGAAGCGATGATGCGGCGCGAAGGCGTCAAGTGGCTGTCGTCGACGCACAAGTCGATCGAGGAAATCGCGACGACGATCCTGCAGGAAATCAAGCTCGAGCGGCAATCGTATTGA
- the lpxB gene encoding lipid-A-disaccharide synthase produces MAFQLTPLRVALVAGEPSGDLLGASLLGGLHARLPASSRYYGIGGPRMSAVEFDAHWPMEKLAVRGYVEALKHIPEILRIRGELKRQLLAEPPDAFVGIDAPDFNFGLEQALRGAGIPTIHFVCPSIWAWRGGRIKKIVKAVDHMLCLFPFEPELLEKAGVAATFVGHPLADEIPLEPDTHGARIALGLPGGGPVIAVLPGSRRSEIELIGPTFFDAMELMQQREPGVRFVVPAATPALRALLQPLVDAHPSLSVTLTEGRAQVAMTAADAILVKSGTVTLEAALLKKPMVISYKVPWLTGQIMRRQGYLPYVGLPNILAGRFVVPELLQHFATPDALADATLTQLRDDANRRALADIFTDMHLALRQNTAQRAAEAVAHVIDSRKPR; encoded by the coding sequence ATGGCGTTCCAACTCACACCGCTGCGCGTCGCGCTCGTCGCGGGCGAGCCGTCGGGTGATCTGCTCGGCGCGTCGCTCCTCGGCGGGCTGCATGCGCGGCTGCCCGCGTCGTCCCGCTACTACGGGATCGGCGGGCCGCGCATGAGCGCCGTGGAATTCGATGCGCACTGGCCGATGGAAAAGCTCGCGGTGCGCGGCTACGTCGAGGCGCTCAAGCACATCCCCGAGATCCTGCGCATTCGCGGCGAACTCAAGCGCCAGTTGCTCGCCGAGCCGCCCGACGCATTCGTCGGCATCGACGCGCCCGATTTCAACTTCGGCCTCGAGCAGGCGTTGCGCGGCGCCGGCATTCCGACGATCCACTTCGTCTGCCCGTCGATCTGGGCATGGCGCGGCGGCCGGATCAAGAAGATCGTCAAGGCCGTCGACCACATGCTGTGCCTGTTCCCGTTCGAGCCCGAACTGCTCGAGAAGGCGGGCGTCGCGGCGACGTTCGTCGGCCATCCGCTGGCCGACGAGATTCCGCTCGAGCCCGATACGCACGGCGCGCGGATCGCGCTCGGGCTGCCGGGCGGGGGGCCCGTGATCGCGGTGCTGCCGGGCAGCCGCCGCTCGGAGATCGAGTTGATCGGCCCGACATTCTTCGACGCGATGGAACTGATGCAGCAGCGCGAGCCCGGCGTGCGCTTCGTCGTGCCGGCCGCGACGCCCGCGCTGCGCGCGTTGCTGCAGCCGCTCGTCGACGCGCATCCGTCGCTGTCGGTTACGCTGACCGAGGGGCGCGCGCAGGTCGCGATGACGGCGGCCGACGCGATCCTCGTGAAAAGCGGCACGGTGACGCTCGAAGCGGCGCTGCTCAAGAAGCCGATGGTGATTTCGTACAAGGTGCCATGGCTCACCGGGCAGATCATGCGCCGGCAGGGCTATCTGCCGTACGTCGGCCTGCCGAACATTCTCGCGGGCCGCTTCGTCGTGCCCGAGCTGCTGCAGCATTTCGCGACGCCCGACGCGCTCGCCGACGCGACGCTCACGCAACTGCGCGACGATGCGAACCGTCGCGCGCTCGCCGACATTTTCACCGACATGCATCTCGCGTTGCGCCAGAATACCGCGCAGCGCGCGGCCGAGGCCGTCGCGCACGTGATCGACAGCAGGAAGCCGCGCTGA